CCTGTCTTGTAAGTCTTTCTTTAAAGGCACTTTTGCTGTTGAAAGAAGTACTGATAGAGAAATTGGTAAAATTTTCTTTTGGAATATCTTTTGTTTTTACTTCTACATACCCTCCGGCAAAATTGGCATACATATCCGGAGTAGCGGATTTACTTACTACGATACTTTCGACAATTGAAGTAGGAATAATATCAAATGAAAAGTTTTGCTGCGCAGCATCTGTACTTGGCAACGCGATTCCGTCCATAACGGCCTGGTTCCATCTTTCTCCCATCGAACGTACTACAACAAATTTATCATTTACGGTTGTAACTCCTGTAATACGTTTTAAAGAACTGGCAACATCTCTGTCCGGAGTTCTGGCAATTTGTTCTGCCGAAATACCATCAGAAAACTGAGCCGCTTTTTTTTGCTGCAATAACATCCCTTCGACCGATGCTGTTGCCTGTTTGTAGTTCTGGATAATTACCACCTCGTTAAGTGATTGAGCATCTTCTTCTAAAGCGACAACCAGCGGTGTTTCTTCGCCATCGTTTACTTTAACGTGTGTAATTTTCTGGGTTCTGAAAGATATAACACTAATTTCGATTGTGTATTCTCCTGCATCCAGATCTAAAACGTAATTTCCGTCAATATCAGATTGTGCGCCCAGACCGGTTTCAACTACTTTAATATTGGCACCCGGCAGTGAAAGTCCGTTAGTATCGACTATCTTTCCGGTTATTTTCCCTTTCTTTTTTTTTTTAGCGCTGCTGTTTACGGCAATATTGTTATCAGTACGCTTAAAATTCAGATTCGTTAAGTTCTCTAAATCGGCTAGTATTTCGTCTATAGAAACATTGGTCTTTTTAAGGGTTACCAGCGGTGTGCTTAAATCCAAATCTTTCTGATAAACAAATTGGTACGGTGTCTGTGATTTTAAATTATCTATGATTTTTTGAGGAGAAGAATTTTTAAAATCAACCGAAACAGTTCCGGTCTGCGAATAAGCAATATCTGCTCCGAAAAAAAATCCGAAAAGTAAAAACCAAAATAGCAAAGCAGTACGCCTGCAAAATTCATTATTCATAAGTGACATTAATTAGTTATAGTATTAATTTTGATACGATATTAAGGACTGCAAAAAAGTAAAGACAATAGCTGTCCAGGCTGTCACAATCCGGTCTTCCTCATAAGACCAAACTGTGGCTGCAATTTTTTTAAGTTATTTTCTAAGCTGTTATCTGCTTATCAAAAAAGTATTGTTTCCTTCTGGATTTATTTTTATTTCTAATGCAAAAGCAATAGTCTGAAGCATTTCATTAAAACCCTGTCTGGTGTCCAGAGTTCCCTGAATTTTAAGATCTTTTAAATCTTCGTCCAGATAGTTAACCGAGAAATGATATTCGGGCTTGAGTTTCTCTATTACTTCTCCCAGCGTCAGACCGTCTACATAAAGAAGGACCTTTTTCCAATGCGGTTCTAAAACAGCTGTTTTTTGTTTTTGCATTTCATACGTTTCAGGACTATATACTGCTTTAAATCCTCTTTCAAGGAAAACGGTATTTTGTAAACCTTCTACTTTTACTTTTCCGGTTCTTACGCTTACTTCGGGTTGTTTGTTTTCGTAAGCTGTTACGCTGAAGGATGTTCCCAGTACTGTCGTTTTTATATCTCCTGAGCTGATAATAAAAGGTCTTTTTTCGTCACGTTTTACTTCAAAAAAAGCTTCGCCTTTCAGGGTTACGGTTCTGTCTTTTCCGCTGAATTTTTCAGGATAATAAATTTCAGAATTTTCATTAAGCCATACACGGGTTCCGTCCGGCAGGAACAAAAGGCGAATGTCTTTAGGAAATGTTTTTGTCGAAGCCATTTCGATTTTGGTCGGATTGTTTCTAGAAATAAACTGATAACCAGCAAAAAACATTACAAATACAGCACAGGCTGCGGCTATCCAGTTGTATACGAACTTATATTTGTCAGTTGTAGCTTTTTTAATGTTGTTCCACATTCGGGCCTCTGATCCTTCAGGAAGTATCCCTCTGTTTGGTATGGCATTCCACTCTTCTTTTAACCTCTTCGATTTCATTAAAACTGACATTTAGTATTTAAAAAATAATCACGACTATCCGCAATTCAAATACATTAGATTTCGAATCTTTTAAATGTCACCCCCTCCTGTTACTATTAACCTTTTCTTAATGTCGGGAAAAAATTAGTTAACATTAACCCGGATAAAGCCTTATAAATCGATCTTAAAACAGAAGTTTTTTACGAAATTAATTCGGACTGACTGATAAAAAATAAGGCGAACCAGTAGAGTTCATGATTTTTAACCGAATTTTTTTTGAGAAATTGTAATGTCTTCGAAATCTGATTGGCAACTGCACTTGGCGACATGTCCATCTCGGCTGCAATCTCTTTATAACTGCGGTCTTCAAATTTATGAAGATTGAATATTTTGCGTCTTTTTTCGGGAATCTGGCTCAGCAGGTATTGGATTTTTTCGTACTGAATGCCCAGTTCTTCTTCAGTTTCTGAGGCACTGTCGAGTTCTTTGATCATCATATCATTCTCGACCGAAAATATTCTGTTCTGCTTTTTATACCATTTTGAAATTTCCTGTTTGGAACTTTTAAAC
This portion of the Flavobacterium gelatinilyticum genome encodes:
- a CDS encoding RNA polymerase sigma factor; its protein translation is MSSNLIVRLRAGDDSCFKEIYDLYHYKVFCFVKKYTAQLADSEDVTQNVFIHLWKYRSKLDPEVSLESVLFKSSKQEISKWYKKQNRIFSVENDMMIKELDSASETEEELGIQYEKIQYLLSQIPEKRRKIFNLHKFEDRSYKEIAAEMDMSPSAVANQISKTLQFLKKNSVKNHELYWFALFFISQSELIS
- a CDS encoding FecR family protein, encoding MKSKRLKEEWNAIPNRGILPEGSEARMWNNIKKATTDKYKFVYNWIAAACAVFVMFFAGYQFISRNNPTKIEMASTKTFPKDIRLLFLPDGTRVWLNENSEIYYPEKFSGKDRTVTLKGEAFFEVKRDEKRPFIISSGDIKTTVLGTSFSVTAYENKQPEVSVRTGKVKVEGLQNTVFLERGFKAVYSPETYEMQKQKTAVLEPHWKKVLLYVDGLTLGEVIEKLKPEYHFSVNYLDEDLKDLKIQGTLDTRQGFNEMLQTIAFALEIKINPEGNNTFLISR